Proteins encoded within one genomic window of Macaca fascicularis isolate 582-1 chromosome 16, T2T-MFA8v1.1:
- the MAPK7 gene encoding mitogen-activated protein kinase 7 isoform X2, producing MTHSQSSWDRENDTMAEPLKEEDGEDGSAEPPGPVKAEPAHTAASVAAKNLALLKARSFDVTFDVGDEYEIIETIGNGAYGVVSSARRRLTGQQVAIKKIPNAFDVVTNAKRTLRELKILKHFKHDNIIAIKDILRPTVPYGEFKSVYVVLDLMESDLHQIIHSSQPLTLEHVRYFLYQLLRGLKYMHSAQVIHRDLKPSNLLVNENCELKIGDFGMARGLCTSPAEHQYFMTEYVATRWYRAPELMLSLHEYTQAIDLWSVGCIFGEMLARRQLFPGKNYVHQLQLIMMVLGTPSPAVIQAVGAERVRAYIQSLPPRQPVPWETVYPGADRQALSLLGRMLRFEPSARISAAAALRHPFLAKYHDPDDEPDCAPPFDFAFDREALTRERIKEAIVAEIEDFHARREGIRQQIRFQPSLQPVASEPGCPDVEMPSPWAPSGDCAMESPPPAPPPCPGPAPDTIDLTLQPPPPASEPAPPKKEGAISDNTKAALKAALLKSLRSRLRDGPSAPLEASEPRKPVTAQERQREREEKRRRRQERAKEREKRRQERERKERGAGASGGPSTDPLAGLVLSDNDRSLLERWTRMARPPAPAPTSVPAPAPVPTPTPAQPASPPPGPVAQPTGPQPQPQPVGSTSGPVPQPACPPPGPAAHPTGPPRPIPVPAPPQIATSTSLLAPQSLVPPPGLPGSNTPGVLPYFPPGLPPTDAGGAPQSSMSESPDVNLVTQQLSKSQVEDPLPPVFSGTPKGSGAGYGVGFDLEEFLNQSFDMGVADGPQDGQSDSASLSASLLADWLEGHGMNPADIESLQREIQMDSPMLLADLPDLQDP from the exons ATGACACATTCCCAGAGCTCCTGGGACCGAGAAAATG ACACCATGGCCGAGCCCCTGAAGGAGGAAGACGGCGAGGACGGCTCTGCGGAACCCCCCGGGCCCGTGAAGGCCGAACCCGCCCACACCGCTGCCTCTGTAGCGGCCAAGAACCTGGCCCTGCTTAAAGCCCGCTCCTTCGATGTGACCTTTGACGTGGGCGACGAGTACGAGATCATCGAGACCATAGGCAACGGGGCCTACGGAGTGGTGTCCTCCGCCCGCCGCCGCCTCACCG GCCAGCAGGTGGCCATCAAGAAGATCCCTAATGCTTTTGATGTGGTGACCAATGCCAAGCGAACCCTCAGGGAGCTGAAGATCCTCAAGCACTTTAAGCACGACAACATCATCGCCATCAAGGACATCCTGAGGCCCACTGTGCCCTATGGCGAATTCAAATCTGT CTACGTGGTCCTGGACCTGATGGAAAGTGACCTGCACCAGATCATCCACTCCTCACAGCCCCTCACACTGGAACACGTGCGGTACTTCCTGTACCAACTGCTGCGGGGCCTGAAGTACATGCACTCGGCTCAGGTCATCCACCGTGACCTCAAGCCCTCCAACCTATTGGTGAATGAGAACTGTGAGCTCAAGATTGGTGACTTTGGTATGGCTCGTGGCCTGTGCACCTCGCCCGCTGAACATCAGTACTTCATGACCGAGTATGTGGCCACGCGCTGGTACCGTGCCCCTGAGCTCATGCTCTCTTTGCATGAGTATACACAGGCTATTGACCTTTGGTCTGTGGGCTGCATCTTTGGTGAGATGCTGGCCCGGCGCCAGCTCTTCCCGGGCAAAAACTATGTACACCAGCTACAGCTCATCATGATGGTGCTGGGTACCCCATCACCAGCCGTGATTCAGGCTGTGGGGGCTGAGAGGGTGCGGGCCTATATCCAGAgcttgccaccacgccagccTGTGCCCTGGGAGACAGTGTACCCAGGTGCCGACCGTCAGGCCCTATCACTCCTGGGTCGCATGCTGCGTTTTGAGCCCAGCGCCCGCATCTCAGCAGCTGCTGCCCTTCGCCACCCTTTCCTGGCCAAGTACCATGATCCTGATGATGAGCCTGACTGTGCCCCGCCCTTTGACTTTGCCTTTGATCGTGAAGCCCTCACTCGGGAGCGCATTAAGGAGGCCATCGTGGCTGAGATTGAGGACTTCCATGCAAGGCGCGAGGGCATCCGCCAGCAGATCCGCTTCCAGCCTTCTCTCCAGCCTGTGGCTAGTGAACCTGGCTGTCCAGATGTTGAAATGCCCAGTCCCTGGGCTCCCAGTGGGGACTGTGCCATGGAGTCTCCCCCACCAGCCCCACCACCGTGCCCTGGCCCTGCACCTGACACCATTGATCTGACCCTGCAGCCACCCCCACCAGCCAGTGAGCCTGCCCCACCGAAGAAAGAGGGTGCCATCTCAGACAACACTAAGGCTGCCCTTAAAGCTGCCCTGCTCAAGTCTTTGAGAAGCCGGCTCAGAG ATGGCCCCAGCGCACCCCTGGAGGCTTCTGAGCCTCGGAAGCCGGTGACAGCCCAGGAGCGCCAGCGGGAGCGGGAGGagaagcggcggcggcggcaagAGCGAGCCAAGGAGCGGGAGAAACGGCGGCAGGAGCGGGAGCGAAAGGAACGGGGGGCCGGGGCCTCTGGGGGCCCCTCCACTGACCCTTTGGCTGGACTAGTGCTCAGCGACAATGACAGAAGCCTTTTGGAACGCTGGACTCGAATGGCCcgacccccagccccagccccgacCTCtgtgccagcccctgccccagtgCCAACGCCAACCCCAGCCCAACCTGCCAGTCCTCCTCCTGGCCCTGTAGCCCAGCCCACTGGCccacaaccacaaccacaaccTGTGGGCTCCACATCTGGCCCTGTACCCCAGCCTGCCTGCCCACCCCCTGGCCCTGCAGCCCACCCCACCGGCCCTCCTAGGCCCATCCCTGTCCCTGCGCCACCCCAGATTGCCACCTCTACCAGCCTCCTGGCTCCCCAGTCACTTGTGCCACCCCCTGGGTTGCCTGGCTCCAACACCCCAGGAGTTTTGCCTTACTTCCCACCTGGCCTGCCACCTACAGACGCCGGGGGAGCCCCTCAGTCTTCCATGTCAGAGTCACCTGATGTCAACCTAGTGACCCAGCAGCTATCTAAGTCACAG GTGGAGGACCCCCTGCCCCCTGTGTTCTCAGGCACACCAAAGGGCAGTGGGGCTGGCTACGGTGTTGGCTTTGACCTGGAGGAATTCTTAAACCAGTCTTTCGACATGGGCGTGGCTGATGGGCCACAGGATGG CCAGTCAGATTCAGCCTCACTCTCAGCCTCCCTGCTTGCTGACTGGCTCGAAGGCCATGGCATGAACCCTGCCGATATTGAGTCCCTGCAGCGTGAGATCCAGATGGACTCCCCAATGCTGCTGGCTGACCTGCCTGACCTCCAGGACCCCTGA
- the MAPK7 gene encoding mitogen-activated protein kinase 7 isoform X1 encodes MTHSQSSWDRENDTMAEPLKEEDGEDGSAEPPGPVKAEPAHTAASVAAKNLALLKARSFDVTFDVGDEYEIIETIGNGAYGVVSSARRRLTGQQVAIKKIPNAFDVVTNAKRTLRELKILKHFKHDNIIAIKDILRPTVPYGEFKSVPYGVPGYVVLDLMESDLHQIIHSSQPLTLEHVRYFLYQLLRGLKYMHSAQVIHRDLKPSNLLVNENCELKIGDFGMARGLCTSPAEHQYFMTEYVATRWYRAPELMLSLHEYTQAIDLWSVGCIFGEMLARRQLFPGKNYVHQLQLIMMVLGTPSPAVIQAVGAERVRAYIQSLPPRQPVPWETVYPGADRQALSLLGRMLRFEPSARISAAAALRHPFLAKYHDPDDEPDCAPPFDFAFDREALTRERIKEAIVAEIEDFHARREGIRQQIRFQPSLQPVASEPGCPDVEMPSPWAPSGDCAMESPPPAPPPCPGPAPDTIDLTLQPPPPASEPAPPKKEGAISDNTKAALKAALLKSLRSRLRDGPSAPLEASEPRKPVTAQERQREREEKRRRRQERAKEREKRRQERERKERGAGASGGPSTDPLAGLVLSDNDRSLLERWTRMARPPAPAPTSVPAPAPVPTPTPAQPASPPPGPVAQPTGPQPQPQPVGSTSGPVPQPACPPPGPAAHPTGPPRPIPVPAPPQIATSTSLLAPQSLVPPPGLPGSNTPGVLPYFPPGLPPTDAGGAPQSSMSESPDVNLVTQQLSKSQVEDPLPPVFSGTPKGSGAGYGVGFDLEEFLNQSFDMGVADGPQDGQSDSASLSASLLADWLEGHGMNPADIESLQREIQMDSPMLLADLPDLQDP; translated from the exons ATGACACATTCCCAGAGCTCCTGGGACCGAGAAAATG ACACCATGGCCGAGCCCCTGAAGGAGGAAGACGGCGAGGACGGCTCTGCGGAACCCCCCGGGCCCGTGAAGGCCGAACCCGCCCACACCGCTGCCTCTGTAGCGGCCAAGAACCTGGCCCTGCTTAAAGCCCGCTCCTTCGATGTGACCTTTGACGTGGGCGACGAGTACGAGATCATCGAGACCATAGGCAACGGGGCCTACGGAGTGGTGTCCTCCGCCCGCCGCCGCCTCACCG GCCAGCAGGTGGCCATCAAGAAGATCCCTAATGCTTTTGATGTGGTGACCAATGCCAAGCGAACCCTCAGGGAGCTGAAGATCCTCAAGCACTTTAAGCACGACAACATCATCGCCATCAAGGACATCCTGAGGCCCACTGTGCCCTATGGCGAATTCAAATCTGT CCCCTACGGGGTCCCAGG CTACGTGGTCCTGGACCTGATGGAAAGTGACCTGCACCAGATCATCCACTCCTCACAGCCCCTCACACTGGAACACGTGCGGTACTTCCTGTACCAACTGCTGCGGGGCCTGAAGTACATGCACTCGGCTCAGGTCATCCACCGTGACCTCAAGCCCTCCAACCTATTGGTGAATGAGAACTGTGAGCTCAAGATTGGTGACTTTGGTATGGCTCGTGGCCTGTGCACCTCGCCCGCTGAACATCAGTACTTCATGACCGAGTATGTGGCCACGCGCTGGTACCGTGCCCCTGAGCTCATGCTCTCTTTGCATGAGTATACACAGGCTATTGACCTTTGGTCTGTGGGCTGCATCTTTGGTGAGATGCTGGCCCGGCGCCAGCTCTTCCCGGGCAAAAACTATGTACACCAGCTACAGCTCATCATGATGGTGCTGGGTACCCCATCACCAGCCGTGATTCAGGCTGTGGGGGCTGAGAGGGTGCGGGCCTATATCCAGAgcttgccaccacgccagccTGTGCCCTGGGAGACAGTGTACCCAGGTGCCGACCGTCAGGCCCTATCACTCCTGGGTCGCATGCTGCGTTTTGAGCCCAGCGCCCGCATCTCAGCAGCTGCTGCCCTTCGCCACCCTTTCCTGGCCAAGTACCATGATCCTGATGATGAGCCTGACTGTGCCCCGCCCTTTGACTTTGCCTTTGATCGTGAAGCCCTCACTCGGGAGCGCATTAAGGAGGCCATCGTGGCTGAGATTGAGGACTTCCATGCAAGGCGCGAGGGCATCCGCCAGCAGATCCGCTTCCAGCCTTCTCTCCAGCCTGTGGCTAGTGAACCTGGCTGTCCAGATGTTGAAATGCCCAGTCCCTGGGCTCCCAGTGGGGACTGTGCCATGGAGTCTCCCCCACCAGCCCCACCACCGTGCCCTGGCCCTGCACCTGACACCATTGATCTGACCCTGCAGCCACCCCCACCAGCCAGTGAGCCTGCCCCACCGAAGAAAGAGGGTGCCATCTCAGACAACACTAAGGCTGCCCTTAAAGCTGCCCTGCTCAAGTCTTTGAGAAGCCGGCTCAGAG ATGGCCCCAGCGCACCCCTGGAGGCTTCTGAGCCTCGGAAGCCGGTGACAGCCCAGGAGCGCCAGCGGGAGCGGGAGGagaagcggcggcggcggcaagAGCGAGCCAAGGAGCGGGAGAAACGGCGGCAGGAGCGGGAGCGAAAGGAACGGGGGGCCGGGGCCTCTGGGGGCCCCTCCACTGACCCTTTGGCTGGACTAGTGCTCAGCGACAATGACAGAAGCCTTTTGGAACGCTGGACTCGAATGGCCcgacccccagccccagccccgacCTCtgtgccagcccctgccccagtgCCAACGCCAACCCCAGCCCAACCTGCCAGTCCTCCTCCTGGCCCTGTAGCCCAGCCCACTGGCccacaaccacaaccacaaccTGTGGGCTCCACATCTGGCCCTGTACCCCAGCCTGCCTGCCCACCCCCTGGCCCTGCAGCCCACCCCACCGGCCCTCCTAGGCCCATCCCTGTCCCTGCGCCACCCCAGATTGCCACCTCTACCAGCCTCCTGGCTCCCCAGTCACTTGTGCCACCCCCTGGGTTGCCTGGCTCCAACACCCCAGGAGTTTTGCCTTACTTCCCACCTGGCCTGCCACCTACAGACGCCGGGGGAGCCCCTCAGTCTTCCATGTCAGAGTCACCTGATGTCAACCTAGTGACCCAGCAGCTATCTAAGTCACAG GTGGAGGACCCCCTGCCCCCTGTGTTCTCAGGCACACCAAAGGGCAGTGGGGCTGGCTACGGTGTTGGCTTTGACCTGGAGGAATTCTTAAACCAGTCTTTCGACATGGGCGTGGCTGATGGGCCACAGGATGG CCAGTCAGATTCAGCCTCACTCTCAGCCTCCCTGCTTGCTGACTGGCTCGAAGGCCATGGCATGAACCCTGCCGATATTGAGTCCCTGCAGCGTGAGATCCAGATGGACTCCCCAATGCTGCTGGCTGACCTGCCTGACCTCCAGGACCCCTGA
- the MAPK7 gene encoding mitogen-activated protein kinase 7 isoform X3: MAEPLKEEDGEDGSAEPPGPVKAEPAHTAASVAAKNLALLKARSFDVTFDVGDEYEIIETIGNGAYGVVSSARRRLTGQQVAIKKIPNAFDVVTNAKRTLRELKILKHFKHDNIIAIKDILRPTVPYGEFKSVPYGVPGYVVLDLMESDLHQIIHSSQPLTLEHVRYFLYQLLRGLKYMHSAQVIHRDLKPSNLLVNENCELKIGDFGMARGLCTSPAEHQYFMTEYVATRWYRAPELMLSLHEYTQAIDLWSVGCIFGEMLARRQLFPGKNYVHQLQLIMMVLGTPSPAVIQAVGAERVRAYIQSLPPRQPVPWETVYPGADRQALSLLGRMLRFEPSARISAAAALRHPFLAKYHDPDDEPDCAPPFDFAFDREALTRERIKEAIVAEIEDFHARREGIRQQIRFQPSLQPVASEPGCPDVEMPSPWAPSGDCAMESPPPAPPPCPGPAPDTIDLTLQPPPPASEPAPPKKEGAISDNTKAALKAALLKSLRSRLRDGPSAPLEASEPRKPVTAQERQREREEKRRRRQERAKEREKRRQERERKERGAGASGGPSTDPLAGLVLSDNDRSLLERWTRMARPPAPAPTSVPAPAPVPTPTPAQPASPPPGPVAQPTGPQPQPQPVGSTSGPVPQPACPPPGPAAHPTGPPRPIPVPAPPQIATSTSLLAPQSLVPPPGLPGSNTPGVLPYFPPGLPPTDAGGAPQSSMSESPDVNLVTQQLSKSQVEDPLPPVFSGTPKGSGAGYGVGFDLEEFLNQSFDMGVADGPQDGQSDSASLSASLLADWLEGHGMNPADIESLQREIQMDSPMLLADLPDLQDP, from the exons ATGGCCGAGCCCCTGAAGGAGGAAGACGGCGAGGACGGCTCTGCGGAACCCCCCGGGCCCGTGAAGGCCGAACCCGCCCACACCGCTGCCTCTGTAGCGGCCAAGAACCTGGCCCTGCTTAAAGCCCGCTCCTTCGATGTGACCTTTGACGTGGGCGACGAGTACGAGATCATCGAGACCATAGGCAACGGGGCCTACGGAGTGGTGTCCTCCGCCCGCCGCCGCCTCACCG GCCAGCAGGTGGCCATCAAGAAGATCCCTAATGCTTTTGATGTGGTGACCAATGCCAAGCGAACCCTCAGGGAGCTGAAGATCCTCAAGCACTTTAAGCACGACAACATCATCGCCATCAAGGACATCCTGAGGCCCACTGTGCCCTATGGCGAATTCAAATCTGT CCCCTACGGGGTCCCAGG CTACGTGGTCCTGGACCTGATGGAAAGTGACCTGCACCAGATCATCCACTCCTCACAGCCCCTCACACTGGAACACGTGCGGTACTTCCTGTACCAACTGCTGCGGGGCCTGAAGTACATGCACTCGGCTCAGGTCATCCACCGTGACCTCAAGCCCTCCAACCTATTGGTGAATGAGAACTGTGAGCTCAAGATTGGTGACTTTGGTATGGCTCGTGGCCTGTGCACCTCGCCCGCTGAACATCAGTACTTCATGACCGAGTATGTGGCCACGCGCTGGTACCGTGCCCCTGAGCTCATGCTCTCTTTGCATGAGTATACACAGGCTATTGACCTTTGGTCTGTGGGCTGCATCTTTGGTGAGATGCTGGCCCGGCGCCAGCTCTTCCCGGGCAAAAACTATGTACACCAGCTACAGCTCATCATGATGGTGCTGGGTACCCCATCACCAGCCGTGATTCAGGCTGTGGGGGCTGAGAGGGTGCGGGCCTATATCCAGAgcttgccaccacgccagccTGTGCCCTGGGAGACAGTGTACCCAGGTGCCGACCGTCAGGCCCTATCACTCCTGGGTCGCATGCTGCGTTTTGAGCCCAGCGCCCGCATCTCAGCAGCTGCTGCCCTTCGCCACCCTTTCCTGGCCAAGTACCATGATCCTGATGATGAGCCTGACTGTGCCCCGCCCTTTGACTTTGCCTTTGATCGTGAAGCCCTCACTCGGGAGCGCATTAAGGAGGCCATCGTGGCTGAGATTGAGGACTTCCATGCAAGGCGCGAGGGCATCCGCCAGCAGATCCGCTTCCAGCCTTCTCTCCAGCCTGTGGCTAGTGAACCTGGCTGTCCAGATGTTGAAATGCCCAGTCCCTGGGCTCCCAGTGGGGACTGTGCCATGGAGTCTCCCCCACCAGCCCCACCACCGTGCCCTGGCCCTGCACCTGACACCATTGATCTGACCCTGCAGCCACCCCCACCAGCCAGTGAGCCTGCCCCACCGAAGAAAGAGGGTGCCATCTCAGACAACACTAAGGCTGCCCTTAAAGCTGCCCTGCTCAAGTCTTTGAGAAGCCGGCTCAGAG ATGGCCCCAGCGCACCCCTGGAGGCTTCTGAGCCTCGGAAGCCGGTGACAGCCCAGGAGCGCCAGCGGGAGCGGGAGGagaagcggcggcggcggcaagAGCGAGCCAAGGAGCGGGAGAAACGGCGGCAGGAGCGGGAGCGAAAGGAACGGGGGGCCGGGGCCTCTGGGGGCCCCTCCACTGACCCTTTGGCTGGACTAGTGCTCAGCGACAATGACAGAAGCCTTTTGGAACGCTGGACTCGAATGGCCcgacccccagccccagccccgacCTCtgtgccagcccctgccccagtgCCAACGCCAACCCCAGCCCAACCTGCCAGTCCTCCTCCTGGCCCTGTAGCCCAGCCCACTGGCccacaaccacaaccacaaccTGTGGGCTCCACATCTGGCCCTGTACCCCAGCCTGCCTGCCCACCCCCTGGCCCTGCAGCCCACCCCACCGGCCCTCCTAGGCCCATCCCTGTCCCTGCGCCACCCCAGATTGCCACCTCTACCAGCCTCCTGGCTCCCCAGTCACTTGTGCCACCCCCTGGGTTGCCTGGCTCCAACACCCCAGGAGTTTTGCCTTACTTCCCACCTGGCCTGCCACCTACAGACGCCGGGGGAGCCCCTCAGTCTTCCATGTCAGAGTCACCTGATGTCAACCTAGTGACCCAGCAGCTATCTAAGTCACAG GTGGAGGACCCCCTGCCCCCTGTGTTCTCAGGCACACCAAAGGGCAGTGGGGCTGGCTACGGTGTTGGCTTTGACCTGGAGGAATTCTTAAACCAGTCTTTCGACATGGGCGTGGCTGATGGGCCACAGGATGG CCAGTCAGATTCAGCCTCACTCTCAGCCTCCCTGCTTGCTGACTGGCTCGAAGGCCATGGCATGAACCCTGCCGATATTGAGTCCCTGCAGCGTGAGATCCAGATGGACTCCCCAATGCTGCTGGCTGACCTGCCTGACCTCCAGGACCCCTGA
- the MAPK7 gene encoding mitogen-activated protein kinase 7 isoform X4, with translation MAEPLKEEDGEDGSAEPPGPVKAEPAHTAASVAAKNLALLKARSFDVTFDVGDEYEIIETIGNGAYGVVSSARRRLTGQQVAIKKIPNAFDVVTNAKRTLRELKILKHFKHDNIIAIKDILRPTVPYGEFKSVYVVLDLMESDLHQIIHSSQPLTLEHVRYFLYQLLRGLKYMHSAQVIHRDLKPSNLLVNENCELKIGDFGMARGLCTSPAEHQYFMTEYVATRWYRAPELMLSLHEYTQAIDLWSVGCIFGEMLARRQLFPGKNYVHQLQLIMMVLGTPSPAVIQAVGAERVRAYIQSLPPRQPVPWETVYPGADRQALSLLGRMLRFEPSARISAAAALRHPFLAKYHDPDDEPDCAPPFDFAFDREALTRERIKEAIVAEIEDFHARREGIRQQIRFQPSLQPVASEPGCPDVEMPSPWAPSGDCAMESPPPAPPPCPGPAPDTIDLTLQPPPPASEPAPPKKEGAISDNTKAALKAALLKSLRSRLRDGPSAPLEASEPRKPVTAQERQREREEKRRRRQERAKEREKRRQERERKERGAGASGGPSTDPLAGLVLSDNDRSLLERWTRMARPPAPAPTSVPAPAPVPTPTPAQPASPPPGPVAQPTGPQPQPQPVGSTSGPVPQPACPPPGPAAHPTGPPRPIPVPAPPQIATSTSLLAPQSLVPPPGLPGSNTPGVLPYFPPGLPPTDAGGAPQSSMSESPDVNLVTQQLSKSQVEDPLPPVFSGTPKGSGAGYGVGFDLEEFLNQSFDMGVADGPQDGQSDSASLSASLLADWLEGHGMNPADIESLQREIQMDSPMLLADLPDLQDP, from the exons ATGGCCGAGCCCCTGAAGGAGGAAGACGGCGAGGACGGCTCTGCGGAACCCCCCGGGCCCGTGAAGGCCGAACCCGCCCACACCGCTGCCTCTGTAGCGGCCAAGAACCTGGCCCTGCTTAAAGCCCGCTCCTTCGATGTGACCTTTGACGTGGGCGACGAGTACGAGATCATCGAGACCATAGGCAACGGGGCCTACGGAGTGGTGTCCTCCGCCCGCCGCCGCCTCACCG GCCAGCAGGTGGCCATCAAGAAGATCCCTAATGCTTTTGATGTGGTGACCAATGCCAAGCGAACCCTCAGGGAGCTGAAGATCCTCAAGCACTTTAAGCACGACAACATCATCGCCATCAAGGACATCCTGAGGCCCACTGTGCCCTATGGCGAATTCAAATCTGT CTACGTGGTCCTGGACCTGATGGAAAGTGACCTGCACCAGATCATCCACTCCTCACAGCCCCTCACACTGGAACACGTGCGGTACTTCCTGTACCAACTGCTGCGGGGCCTGAAGTACATGCACTCGGCTCAGGTCATCCACCGTGACCTCAAGCCCTCCAACCTATTGGTGAATGAGAACTGTGAGCTCAAGATTGGTGACTTTGGTATGGCTCGTGGCCTGTGCACCTCGCCCGCTGAACATCAGTACTTCATGACCGAGTATGTGGCCACGCGCTGGTACCGTGCCCCTGAGCTCATGCTCTCTTTGCATGAGTATACACAGGCTATTGACCTTTGGTCTGTGGGCTGCATCTTTGGTGAGATGCTGGCCCGGCGCCAGCTCTTCCCGGGCAAAAACTATGTACACCAGCTACAGCTCATCATGATGGTGCTGGGTACCCCATCACCAGCCGTGATTCAGGCTGTGGGGGCTGAGAGGGTGCGGGCCTATATCCAGAgcttgccaccacgccagccTGTGCCCTGGGAGACAGTGTACCCAGGTGCCGACCGTCAGGCCCTATCACTCCTGGGTCGCATGCTGCGTTTTGAGCCCAGCGCCCGCATCTCAGCAGCTGCTGCCCTTCGCCACCCTTTCCTGGCCAAGTACCATGATCCTGATGATGAGCCTGACTGTGCCCCGCCCTTTGACTTTGCCTTTGATCGTGAAGCCCTCACTCGGGAGCGCATTAAGGAGGCCATCGTGGCTGAGATTGAGGACTTCCATGCAAGGCGCGAGGGCATCCGCCAGCAGATCCGCTTCCAGCCTTCTCTCCAGCCTGTGGCTAGTGAACCTGGCTGTCCAGATGTTGAAATGCCCAGTCCCTGGGCTCCCAGTGGGGACTGTGCCATGGAGTCTCCCCCACCAGCCCCACCACCGTGCCCTGGCCCTGCACCTGACACCATTGATCTGACCCTGCAGCCACCCCCACCAGCCAGTGAGCCTGCCCCACCGAAGAAAGAGGGTGCCATCTCAGACAACACTAAGGCTGCCCTTAAAGCTGCCCTGCTCAAGTCTTTGAGAAGCCGGCTCAGAG ATGGCCCCAGCGCACCCCTGGAGGCTTCTGAGCCTCGGAAGCCGGTGACAGCCCAGGAGCGCCAGCGGGAGCGGGAGGagaagcggcggcggcggcaagAGCGAGCCAAGGAGCGGGAGAAACGGCGGCAGGAGCGGGAGCGAAAGGAACGGGGGGCCGGGGCCTCTGGGGGCCCCTCCACTGACCCTTTGGCTGGACTAGTGCTCAGCGACAATGACAGAAGCCTTTTGGAACGCTGGACTCGAATGGCCcgacccccagccccagccccgacCTCtgtgccagcccctgccccagtgCCAACGCCAACCCCAGCCCAACCTGCCAGTCCTCCTCCTGGCCCTGTAGCCCAGCCCACTGGCccacaaccacaaccacaaccTGTGGGCTCCACATCTGGCCCTGTACCCCAGCCTGCCTGCCCACCCCCTGGCCCTGCAGCCCACCCCACCGGCCCTCCTAGGCCCATCCCTGTCCCTGCGCCACCCCAGATTGCCACCTCTACCAGCCTCCTGGCTCCCCAGTCACTTGTGCCACCCCCTGGGTTGCCTGGCTCCAACACCCCAGGAGTTTTGCCTTACTTCCCACCTGGCCTGCCACCTACAGACGCCGGGGGAGCCCCTCAGTCTTCCATGTCAGAGTCACCTGATGTCAACCTAGTGACCCAGCAGCTATCTAAGTCACAG GTGGAGGACCCCCTGCCCCCTGTGTTCTCAGGCACACCAAAGGGCAGTGGGGCTGGCTACGGTGTTGGCTTTGACCTGGAGGAATTCTTAAACCAGTCTTTCGACATGGGCGTGGCTGATGGGCCACAGGATGG CCAGTCAGATTCAGCCTCACTCTCAGCCTCCCTGCTTGCTGACTGGCTCGAAGGCCATGGCATGAACCCTGCCGATATTGAGTCCCTGCAGCGTGAGATCCAGATGGACTCCCCAATGCTGCTGGCTGACCTGCCTGACCTCCAGGACCCCTGA